The following are from one region of the Hyalangium gracile genome:
- a CDS encoding BamA/TamA family outer membrane protein, translating into MLGMLLALWSPAAAEEHARRRPPIVFSGNLVLNDEVYLAVLDLPADFSADKAGAALVRSRLLGFLRRAGYELARVETAAEGGRILVDIDEGRVEKIILRGQSSLRTVQVLLGLSLPHNVFNRPYLRRQFAALKAENGVEVERFELVRTNEKTHVGPQVEDLGPIIDDIGRFVGHPLIPPQADYELHIVFRRREWPTGPGIVAGLSGVDGVRLGVEYRGENLWLPKSRWAATLQAGAKMRSRIADDRAYPALTRALAEVQWYTPRLKLGLRPLLSARGELTSRQRPDIGLESYFATRVQLSLGLSYDIFRGATVAVGLGAEQLDVFALRPVEGQGVSAGVGPSSTLRPYLSGTAQLVFDADDIRRDRHTELEFSGRHYPRESGSGYGITAFRYQQVTEVGWHDLWLTSRGAWLWGTVPFVEEQPVGGLHVRGVFDERFYARHVASGGLEVRFSLTRDIYKVGGFVDVAVFGLIDRGSGGERPRVVGSFGPSFHALIADVFQLDLYYGLGIAGGGRTERGFTVALRQAF; encoded by the coding sequence ATGCTCGGCATGCTGCTCGCGCTCTGGAGCCCGGCCGCCGCCGAGGAGCACGCCCGCCGCCGTCCGCCCATCGTCTTCAGCGGCAACCTGGTGCTCAATGACGAGGTGTACCTGGCCGTCCTGGATCTGCCGGCCGACTTCTCGGCGGACAAGGCGGGGGCGGCCCTGGTGCGCTCACGGCTGCTCGGCTTCCTGCGCCGCGCCGGCTACGAGCTCGCCCGCGTCGAGACGGCCGCCGAGGGGGGCCGCATCCTCGTGGACATCGACGAGGGGCGCGTCGAGAAGATCATCCTGCGCGGCCAGAGCTCGCTGCGCACGGTGCAGGTGCTGCTCGGGCTGAGCCTGCCGCACAACGTCTTCAACCGGCCCTACCTCCGGCGCCAGTTCGCGGCGCTGAAGGCCGAGAACGGCGTGGAGGTGGAGCGCTTCGAGCTCGTCCGCACGAACGAGAAGACGCACGTGGGGCCCCAGGTGGAGGACCTCGGGCCCATCATCGACGACATCGGCCGGTTCGTGGGCCACCCGCTCATCCCTCCGCAGGCCGACTACGAGCTGCACATCGTCTTCCGCCGCCGCGAGTGGCCCACGGGCCCGGGCATCGTCGCCGGGCTCAGCGGCGTGGATGGCGTGCGCCTGGGCGTCGAGTACCGGGGAGAGAACCTCTGGCTCCCCAAGAGCCGCTGGGCCGCCACCCTCCAGGCCGGCGCGAAGATGCGCTCGCGCATCGCCGACGATCGCGCCTACCCGGCGCTCACCCGGGCGCTGGCCGAGGTGCAGTGGTACACGCCGCGCCTGAAGCTGGGCCTGCGGCCGCTGCTGTCGGCGCGGGGCGAGCTCACCAGCCGCCAGCGCCCCGACATCGGCCTGGAGAGCTACTTCGCCACCCGCGTGCAGCTCTCGCTGGGCCTGAGCTACGACATCTTCCGCGGCGCCACGGTGGCCGTGGGCCTGGGCGCCGAGCAGCTCGACGTGTTCGCGCTCCGCCCCGTGGAGGGCCAGGGGGTCTCCGCGGGCGTGGGCCCCAGCTCCACGCTCCGGCCGTACCTGAGCGGCACGGCGCAGCTCGTCTTCGACGCCGACGACATCCGCCGCGACCGCCACACCGAGCTCGAGTTCTCGGGGCGCCACTACCCCCGCGAGTCCGGGAGCGGCTACGGCATCACGGCCTTCCGCTACCAGCAGGTCACCGAGGTGGGCTGGCATGACCTGTGGCTCACCAGCCGGGGGGCCTGGCTCTGGGGCACGGTGCCCTTCGTCGAGGAGCAGCCGGTGGGTGGGCTGCACGTGCGCGGTGTCTTCGACGAGCGCTTCTACGCCCGACATGTCGCCAGCGGCGGGCTGGAGGTGCGCTTCTCCCTGACGCGCGACATCTACAAGGTGGGAGGCTTCGTGGACGTGGCGGTGTTCGGGCTGATCGACCGGGGCAGCGGCGGCGAGCGCCCCCGTGTGGTGGGCAGCTTCGGGCCGAGCTTCCACGCGCTCATCGCGGACGTCTTCCAGCTGGACCTCTATTACGGCCTGGGCATCGCCGGTGGGGGACGGACGGAGCGAGGCTTCACGGTGGCGCTCCGGCAGGCCTTCTGA
- a CDS encoding carboxypeptidase-like regulatory domain-containing protein, translating to MRKVIIAATALLVVGAVLLFLRSLGGSGASADRGIAATVEPREAGSSTGRADARRYRERPEDVGVRGTADAGSTPSLVEPPSEEDGVLELEVLAGGQPVPGASARLYWRGARDPNLNEVSWRLASTGLTNAQGRARLASRPGNYLVAVRAPGYGSLLRDVTRPFGEARTLLRLTLERGQSLTGRTVVHGTKEPLPLVELVLTAHGRMVEPWQRIEAPTEERVHTASDERGSFRVEGLAPGDYQLEARAPGHTLAVLRRVKVPTAGPLTVELKAAGVIEGFVVDAQGHPAAGAEVLVSGRVPEVTTTGAGGGFSVEVEAGEHTVSARRGTEAGALEQALIVSAGKTVRDVRIQLGPSAVLKGLVVARGTGAPVAGARVDVSPYGSSGDCGRAVTDDTGHFAVEHLAPGSYDVVVTAPGFAPLSRRALTVASGEHFSIELHLTGTGAVEGQVRDGAGQPIAGAQVLRTDLWGGSAEESPGEARTDAEGRYRLEGMPVGSSNLTARREGASLGVSQLVDVTEGQTTRADFTLEEMGTVEGRVRAVSGSLPDEPLVVVALVRSKSFRPADLRPIEVDESGSFRMTLPPGRYELRARHAELRGNGISEPEPVDVTARETARVELLWFGEAREKDRLRGVVLEPDGTPSPGAYVMVFPEGEPHATRQGTVADEQGHFSLSPPVQAAERDMRLRLLARSGGRMGELQGVKAGEQTLVVKLRPGASLRGRVVRAGGGEPVKGFTMTLQAQDVMSFPMGNGTWEFPGDRFELRDVPAEPVRVLVRTTDGAGGNALITPAPGVVTELEVPLKGTASVRGRVVDAVSLAPVGGALVFILEDRPMDPDKATAADGSFTLEGVAAGQRILLVVSGQDVERVPVTLEEGQAADVGDILLGKRE from the coding sequence ATGCGCAAGGTCATCATCGCGGCAACGGCCCTGCTGGTTGTGGGAGCCGTGCTCCTGTTCCTCCGGAGCCTGGGAGGCTCCGGCGCCTCGGCGGACCGTGGCATCGCCGCCACCGTCGAGCCCCGCGAGGCTGGAAGCTCCACCGGCCGCGCCGACGCCCGGCGGTACCGGGAGCGCCCCGAGGATGTGGGCGTGCGAGGCACCGCGGACGCCGGCAGCACTCCCTCCCTGGTGGAGCCTCCGTCCGAGGAGGACGGGGTGCTGGAGCTGGAGGTGCTTGCGGGCGGGCAGCCCGTGCCCGGTGCCAGCGCGCGGCTGTACTGGCGCGGCGCTCGCGATCCGAACCTCAACGAGGTGTCCTGGCGCCTGGCGAGCACGGGCCTCACCAATGCGCAGGGGCGGGCCCGGCTCGCCTCGCGGCCCGGCAACTACCTGGTGGCGGTCCGCGCCCCGGGCTACGGCTCCTTGCTGCGCGACGTGACGCGCCCGTTCGGCGAGGCGCGCACGCTCCTGCGCCTCACGCTGGAGCGGGGCCAGTCCCTCACCGGCCGCACCGTGGTGCATGGCACCAAGGAGCCCCTGCCGCTGGTGGAGCTCGTCCTCACGGCGCACGGCCGCATGGTGGAGCCCTGGCAGAGAATCGAGGCCCCCACCGAGGAGCGGGTGCACACCGCGAGCGACGAGCGGGGCAGCTTCCGCGTGGAGGGGCTCGCGCCGGGGGACTACCAGCTGGAGGCTCGGGCGCCGGGGCATACCCTGGCCGTCCTGCGGCGCGTCAAGGTGCCCACGGCGGGCCCGCTCACCGTGGAGCTGAAGGCCGCGGGCGTCATCGAGGGCTTCGTCGTGGATGCTCAGGGCCACCCCGCCGCGGGCGCCGAGGTGCTCGTCAGCGGACGCGTGCCCGAGGTGACGACCACGGGCGCGGGCGGCGGCTTCTCCGTGGAGGTGGAGGCCGGGGAGCACACCGTGTCCGCGCGGCGAGGCACCGAGGCGGGCGCGCTGGAGCAGGCCCTCATCGTCAGCGCGGGGAAGACGGTGCGCGACGTGCGCATCCAGCTGGGCCCGAGCGCGGTGCTGAAGGGGCTCGTGGTGGCTCGCGGCACGGGAGCGCCCGTCGCCGGAGCCCGCGTGGACGTGAGCCCCTACGGCAGCAGCGGCGACTGTGGCCGCGCCGTGACGGACGACACCGGCCACTTCGCCGTGGAGCACCTGGCCCCCGGCAGCTATGACGTGGTGGTGACGGCCCCGGGCTTCGCTCCGCTCAGCCGGCGCGCGCTGACGGTGGCCTCGGGCGAGCACTTCTCCATCGAGCTGCACCTCACGGGCACGGGCGCGGTGGAGGGCCAGGTGAGGGATGGCGCCGGGCAGCCGATAGCCGGAGCCCAGGTGCTCAGGACGGACCTCTGGGGAGGCTCGGCGGAGGAGTCTCCCGGCGAGGCCCGCACCGACGCAGAGGGGCGCTACCGCCTCGAGGGCATGCCCGTGGGCTCCTCGAACCTCACGGCTCGCAGGGAGGGCGCCTCGCTCGGAGTGAGCCAGCTGGTGGACGTCACGGAGGGGCAGACGACCCGGGCGGACTTCACCCTGGAGGAGATGGGCACCGTGGAGGGACGGGTGCGCGCGGTCAGCGGCTCCCTGCCCGACGAGCCCCTCGTCGTGGTGGCCCTGGTCCGGAGCAAGAGCTTCCGCCCCGCGGACCTGCGCCCCATCGAGGTGGATGAGTCAGGCAGCTTCCGGATGACGCTGCCACCGGGAAGATATGAGCTGCGCGCGCGGCACGCGGAGCTCCGGGGCAACGGCATCTCCGAGCCGGAGCCGGTGGATGTCACCGCGAGGGAGACGGCCCGCGTCGAGCTGCTCTGGTTCGGCGAAGCGCGCGAGAAGGACAGGCTCCGGGGCGTCGTCCTCGAGCCGGACGGCACGCCCTCCCCGGGCGCCTACGTCATGGTGTTCCCCGAGGGAGAGCCGCACGCCACGCGCCAGGGCACCGTCGCGGACGAGCAGGGGCACTTCTCGCTCTCCCCTCCCGTCCAGGCGGCCGAGCGCGACATGCGCCTGAGGCTCCTGGCTCGCAGTGGCGGACGCATGGGCGAGCTGCAGGGAGTGAAGGCCGGAGAGCAGACGCTCGTGGTGAAGCTGCGGCCCGGAGCCTCGCTGAGAGGGCGGGTGGTGCGCGCGGGCGGGGGTGAGCCCGTGAAGGGCTTCACGATGACCCTCCAGGCCCAGGATGTGATGAGCTTCCCGATGGGCAACGGCACCTGGGAGTTCCCGGGCGATCGCTTCGAGCTGCGCGACGTGCCCGCCGAGCCCGTCCGGGTGCTGGTCCGCACGACGGACGGCGCCGGAGGCAACGCCCTCATCACTCCGGCCCCAGGAGTCGTGACCGAGCTGGAGGTCCCCTTGAAGGGCACGGCCAGCGTGCGCGGTCGCGTCGTGGACGCGGTCAGCCTGGCTCCCGTGGGAGGCGCCCTGGTCTTCATCCTGGAGGATCGGCCCATGGATCCGGACAAGGCCACGGCGGCGGATGGGAGCTTCACCCTGGAGGGCGTGGCGGCCGGTCAGCGCATCCTGCTCGTCGTCAGCGGCCAGGACGTGGAGCGCGTGCCCGTTACACTGGAAGAGGGACAGGCGGCGGACGTGGGGGACATCCTCCTCGGCAAGCGTGAGTGA
- a CDS encoding glycerophosphodiester phosphodiesterase → MHNHASPRHPLRASLRRFLHLSAVLPFATGCAIGLMGCGEDKKEEEPETPRPLAEKVLVLGHRGASALRPEHTLAAYTKAIEDGADVIEPDLVATKDGHLVARHENEISGTTNVAEVARFADRRKTKTIDNVSITGWFTEDFTLAELKELRARERIPQTRPGNQQFNDQYEIPTLVEVIALARQKSAETGRTIHIYPETKHPTYFQGIGLPLEDRLITVLKQDPFTASQATVFIQSFEVANLKAIRAQIGNTQPNWKLVQLMDSVEKRPYDFVVANDPRTYGDMASKEEMQKIAAYANGVGPYKLNIISVDSAGNFQKPTELVANAHAANLLVHPFTFRPENAFLHAPLKAQGPDTTHNAAGSIKEIQEYLKVGIDGFFTDDPAVGRQAVDTFQR, encoded by the coding sequence TTGCACAACCACGCCTCTCCGCGTCACCCGCTGCGCGCCTCCCTCCGCCGCTTCCTCCACCTGTCCGCCGTGCTGCCGTTCGCCACCGGCTGCGCCATCGGCCTGATGGGCTGCGGCGAGGACAAGAAGGAGGAGGAGCCCGAGACCCCACGTCCGCTGGCGGAGAAGGTCCTCGTGCTCGGACACCGCGGCGCCAGCGCCCTGCGGCCGGAGCACACCCTGGCCGCCTACACCAAGGCCATCGAGGACGGCGCGGATGTCATCGAGCCGGACCTCGTGGCGACCAAGGACGGCCACCTCGTGGCCCGCCACGAGAACGAGATCTCCGGCACCACCAACGTGGCCGAGGTCGCCAGGTTCGCCGACCGCCGGAAGACGAAGACCATCGACAACGTGTCGATCACCGGCTGGTTCACCGAGGACTTCACCCTGGCCGAGCTCAAGGAGCTGCGCGCGCGCGAGCGCATCCCGCAGACGCGCCCGGGCAACCAGCAGTTCAATGATCAGTACGAGATCCCCACGCTCGTCGAGGTGATCGCGCTGGCCAGGCAGAAGTCGGCCGAGACGGGCCGCACCATCCACATCTACCCGGAGACCAAGCACCCGACCTACTTCCAGGGCATCGGGCTGCCGCTGGAGGACCGGCTGATCACCGTGCTGAAGCAGGACCCGTTCACCGCCAGCCAGGCCACCGTCTTCATCCAGTCCTTCGAGGTAGCGAACCTGAAGGCCATCCGCGCCCAGATCGGCAACACGCAGCCGAACTGGAAGCTGGTGCAGCTGATGGACTCGGTGGAGAAGCGGCCCTACGACTTCGTGGTGGCCAATGATCCGCGCACCTACGGGGACATGGCCTCCAAGGAGGAGATGCAGAAGATCGCCGCCTACGCCAACGGCGTGGGCCCCTACAAGCTGAACATCATCAGCGTGGACAGCGCGGGCAACTTCCAGAAGCCCACCGAGCTGGTGGCCAACGCCCACGCGGCCAACCTGCTGGTGCACCCCTTCACCTTCCGCCCGGAGAACGCCTTCCTCCACGCTCCGCTCAAGGCCCAGGGGCCGGACACCACGCACAACGCGGCCGGCTCCATCAAGGAGATCCAGGAGTACCTCAAGGTCGGCATCGACGGGTTCTTCACCGATGATCCCGCGGTGGGCCGGCAGGCGGTGGACACCTTCCAGCGCTGA
- a CDS encoding VWA domain-containing protein, producing MIGLEHAWALLLVLPWTLLVLHVMGRQKEAVDWLRERVSAGALARLTVYTRIRPRWHFLWLWTMGALLITAASGPYTHSEGPVKRQARDIVLIVDASLSMVVPDAHPNPKTQMKYANRLEAAKAFAKDLIEALPDARFALVSFSGSTAIHAPITVDRQAVLLQLQSLRDHRLTQASGSEFGRALGTVVHLWRNRESPLQVVFLSDGDTSSSPEPSDGPLEALARLGIPVHTVAFGADEPYSSGIYDPEEVAQGKKEPRIVLNYSTARDTYTLRYFSSVTGGKAVVAEDHWVEELLPALESVPGRTVSLRHMTRRDWSWVLVALFVLLFLAESRVFRRKLPLLVALLLTAQGSGCTSEERTAHELNEQGRKSFGRSEWEAAGSSFEQSAVFQVRPWVPTHNLAMVHAREGRYAEAHRFMEEALLMNPGFLEGLFGDGAVLYDWGAAELDVKNCRVERTRELWTRARERFTQVEEKSGPWDTLRDRAASNGSFLDSQLAWLDEVEKCEPPPSSESADGGADGGADGGGDGGSDGGSDGGTDGGQDAGGDGGQDAGQDAGADGGRDAGDDFEGARDAGDGDPPSGGMTEAELKRVEQALEQARKKSAEGTGSWFQVRQNQTRLEELRTDGGLNLPPIRW from the coding sequence ATGATCGGCCTCGAGCACGCCTGGGCGCTCCTGCTGGTGCTTCCCTGGACCCTCCTGGTCCTCCATGTGATGGGCCGGCAGAAGGAGGCCGTCGACTGGCTGCGCGAGCGCGTCTCCGCGGGGGCGCTGGCCCGCCTCACCGTGTACACGCGCATCCGCCCGCGCTGGCACTTCCTGTGGCTCTGGACGATGGGCGCCCTGCTCATCACCGCCGCCTCCGGGCCATACACCCACTCCGAGGGACCGGTGAAGCGCCAGGCGCGCGACATCGTCCTGATCGTGGATGCGTCGCTCAGCATGGTCGTGCCGGATGCGCACCCCAACCCGAAGACCCAGATGAAGTACGCGAACCGGCTGGAGGCCGCGAAGGCCTTCGCCAAGGACCTCATCGAGGCGCTGCCGGACGCGCGGTTCGCGCTGGTGAGCTTCAGCGGCAGCACCGCCATCCATGCCCCCATCACCGTGGACCGGCAGGCGGTGCTGCTGCAGCTCCAGAGCCTGCGCGATCACCGGCTCACCCAGGCCTCGGGCAGCGAGTTCGGCCGGGCCCTGGGCACCGTCGTCCACCTGTGGCGCAACCGCGAGTCCCCGCTGCAGGTGGTGTTCCTCAGCGATGGAGACACCTCCTCCTCTCCCGAGCCCAGCGATGGCCCGCTGGAGGCGCTCGCGCGGCTCGGCATTCCCGTGCACACGGTGGCGTTCGGGGCGGATGAGCCCTACTCGTCCGGCATCTACGATCCCGAGGAGGTCGCCCAGGGCAAGAAGGAGCCGCGCATCGTCCTGAACTACAGCACCGCCCGGGACACGTACACCCTGCGCTACTTCTCCAGCGTCACGGGGGGCAAGGCGGTGGTGGCCGAGGACCACTGGGTGGAGGAGCTGCTGCCAGCCCTGGAGTCGGTGCCCGGACGCACGGTCTCCCTGCGCCACATGACGCGACGGGACTGGAGCTGGGTGCTGGTGGCGCTCTTCGTGCTCCTGTTCCTCGCGGAGTCCCGCGTGTTCCGCCGGAAGCTGCCCCTGCTGGTGGCGCTCCTGCTCACGGCGCAGGGCTCGGGGTGTACCTCCGAGGAGCGGACCGCGCACGAGCTCAACGAGCAGGGACGCAAGAGCTTCGGCCGGAGCGAGTGGGAGGCGGCGGGCTCATCGTTCGAGCAGAGCGCCGTGTTCCAGGTCCGCCCGTGGGTGCCCACCCACAACCTGGCGATGGTACATGCGCGGGAGGGGCGATACGCCGAGGCGCACCGCTTCATGGAGGAGGCCCTCTTGATGAACCCGGGCTTCCTGGAGGGGCTCTTCGGCGATGGCGCCGTGCTGTACGACTGGGGCGCGGCGGAGCTCGACGTGAAGAACTGCCGAGTGGAGCGAACCCGAGAGCTGTGGACCCGCGCGCGGGAGCGCTTCACGCAGGTGGAAGAGAAGAGCGGGCCTTGGGACACGCTCCGGGACCGGGCGGCGAGCAACGGGAGCTTCCTCGACAGCCAGCTCGCGTGGCTGGACGAGGTGGAGAAGTGCGAGCCCCCGCCCTCCTCCGAGAGCGCGGATGGCGGTGCCGACGGTGGGGCGGACGGAGGAGGCGATGGCGGCTCGGATGGTGGCTCGGATGGCGGCACGGACGGCGGCCAGGATGCGGGGGGCGATGGAGGGCAGGACGCGGGCCAGGACGCGGGAGCGGATGGTGGCCGGGATGCGGGCGATGACTTCGAAGGGGCTCGAGATGCGGGAGACGGAGACCCTCCATCCGGAGGAATGACGGAAGCAGAGCTGAAGCGGGTCGAGCAGGCGCTCGAGCAGGCGCGGAAGAAGAGCGCCGAGGGGACCGGCTCCTGGTTTCAGGTGCGCCAGAACCAGACCCGCCTGGAGGAGCTGCGGACCGATGGAGGGCTCAACCTGCCCCCCATCAGGTGGTAG